TAAGTTTGCCACCGATGCCTTCCATCTGATCGGTGTGGTTCCATTTAGTAACCATTTATCCGTACAACGCGCTTGGGACGTCGGTGAAGGTCTAAGTGCCAACTGGTTGAATATCGGTGATGCCAAAAAACGTCGTGTATTAAAAACCAGTCTAACGGCACGCACTATTTCACGCGTTGGTGAGGTATTCAGTAAAGGCACGCTAATCGTTACGCCAGGTGATCGTGATGACTTACTATTGGCCAGTGCTATGGCAGCGGTCAATGGTATTGAGATGGCGGGTATCGTGTTAACCGGTGATATCGTACCAAACGATACGGTGTTTGAGCTATGTCAGCCTGCTTTAGAAGCTGGTCTACCGATCATGAGTGTGCCAACCAACAGCTTTGAGACCGTCACTGACCTGACCAACTTAAGCAACGAGATTCCAAAAGATGATGTTGAGCGTGCTCAAGCGGTTACTAGCTTCGTAGCAGCGCATCTTGATTTAGAGTGGCTGAAGAAGTTCTTTGAACGTGACTATAAACCTCGCTTATCACCTTCTGCATTCCGTAACCAAGTGGTTAGAAAGGCACAAGGTGCTAAAATGCGTGTGGTATTACCCGAAGGTGAAGAGCCACGTACCATTGAAGCGGCGGCTATCTGTCAAACCCGTGGCATCGCAAAATGTGTGCTATTAGGTAATGCACAGCAAATTAACAAAGTGGCTAAAGAGCACGGCGTTAAGCTGCCTGAAGATATCGAAATCATTGACCCAAGCAACCTTGATCTTGATAAATACATCAAAGCGTTCGTTGAGCGTCGTAAAGGCAAAGCCACAGAAGAGCAAGCTGCCAAAGAGCTTGAAGATACCGTGGTACTGGGTACAACCATGTTGTATCTAGACGAAGTCGACGGTCTGGTATCTGGTGCGATTCATACCACCGCCAATACCGTTCGCCCAGCCTTCCAGCTGATTAAGACCGCACCTCAATACTCGCTGGTCTCTTCAATCTTCTTCATGCTACTACCTGAGCAAGTTGTGGTCTATGGTGACTGTGCGATTAACCCAGATCCAAATGCTGAGCAGTTAGCAGAGATTGCCATTCAGTCTGCCGCATCAGCCAAAGCCTTTGGTATTGAGCCAAAAGTGGCAATGATCAGTTACTCAACCGGTGCTTCTGGTACAGGTGATGATGTTGAGAAAGTTAAGCAAGCGACACAAATTGTACGTGAACGTGCACCAGACTTATTAGTTGACGGTCCGTTACAGTATGACGCCGCTTCTGTGCTGAGTGTGGGTAAACAAAAAGCACCAGACTCACCAGTTGCTGGTCAAGCCAACGTCTTTATCTTCCCAGACTTGAATACTGGTAACACCACTTATAAAGCGGTACAACGTAGCGCGAATGTGGTCAGTGTAGGCCCAATGCTTCAAGGTCTGAATAAGCCAGTAAACGACTTGTCTCGTGGTGCGTTGGTCGATGATATCGTCTACACCATCGCGTTAACTGCGATTCAAGCCAGTAGCCCAGACGTATAGGCTAGAGACTCACTTATATAGAGAATCACTTATATAGACAGTGATTTATAAAAGTGAATGACAGTTAAACTTGATTGTTATTAATAAAAAAAGGCCAACCGCGTGTGTTGGCCTTTTTTATGGGTTAAGCTACTGCTACCCTGTTTATTATTGTCGATATTGATTTAAATCGTTTTATAAGAAAAAACCATGACTAATCCAGACGCTACAATAACCGCTAACCCACAACAGCTTCCCATCCAAATCTATCTTGGCGGCTCTTTTGACCCGGTGCATCATAGCCATCTCGACATGTTACAACACGTGGCTCACAGTGTTGCTAACCATAAATACTCTCAAGTACCAGCGGCATCACATCAAAGCGCATCTCCTGCTCAGGTTGACGCCTATTTTATGCCTACTTCGCGCTCTCCGTTAAAGCAAAATAGCAGCAGTCCTCAGCATCGATTGGCAATGTTACAGTTGGCCATTACCGACTGTCAGCAGCATCAGCACACTTTTTGTGAGCAAGCCGGTGATGACAGCTCTCTGCAACCGCGCTTTTTAATCAGTGAGGCTGAGATTTGGCAGCCGCCACCTACCTATAGCATCGACACCTTAACCCAGCTGCGCGCTGATAACCCTTCAGCCAGTTTAATCTTTGTGATAGGTGCAGATAATATTGCCAGCCTGCCGCAGTGGCGTGATGGTGATAAACTGACCCAACTGTGCCATTTGTGGATTATCCCTCGTGATCAATTGCAACACAAACAGCAGGTTATCGACCTGTTACCTAAGTCGTTAACCGAGCAAGTAACCGACTCTATAAGTGACTTGAAAACCCATCGCCAAGGACGCATATACATAGATTCAGTCAGCGTTGCGCCTATTTCTAGCACCGCAATAAGACAAGCGATTTTCGATGGGCAGCATAATATTGCAAAAACTGCTTTGCCAGACTCTGTTTATTCGTATATTATGAAAAACAATTTGTATACACCTCAGTGATACAGCATTGGCAACCTCTGAAAACATTTGCTTATACTTTAGTGGCCTAACCCTTTGATAGTCTAAGCTAACCGTTAAAGAGGAACTGCTCAGCGGCTTAAAACACCCCCTTTTCACCTTTTTAAATCTCTCTATCCCCTCATGACACTATATTGATGTTATCGACTAACGATAAACTATAGACCAAAAATGATAGAATAGACCCAGACAAACACACCCACTTACTGAACAGTAATAGATAAATTAGATAATCTAATAGGATAAACATGACGATAGAATCACAATCAAACACACCAATGACAGATGCTAGACTGAAAGTTTGCCTGAATATGGTACAAGAAGCGCTAGATGATGTTAAAGCCAGAAATATCACGGTATTAAACGTGGCTGAACTGACCGATGTTATGGAATATATGGTCATCGCTGAAGGTACTTCAAAGCGCCACGTTAACGCGGTAGCCGATCAAGTTGGTGCTATTGCTAAGCAAGCAGGATTTATGCCACTAGGCCGTGAAGGCGAGAAAGACAGCGACTGGACTTTGGTCGATTTAGGCGGCGTTGTGGTACACATTATGACCAAACAAGCGCGTGAGTTTTATGACTTAGAAGGCCTATGGTCATCACCAGAAGAGCTGAAGAAGCTTGTGGCTCGTGATTTGAGTGAGCGCTAGGATACAATACCTTAGGAGTATTCATGGCTAATCTTTGGCTTGATTTGGGCAACACCCGCCTAAAGTACTGGTTGACCGATGATGTCGGTCAAATCATTACCTGTGATGCAAAGCAGCATCTACAAGCACCGGCAGAACTATTAATAGGTCTAACCGACCGCTTTTCTAGCTTGGCACCCGAGTTTATCGGGGTATCCTCTGTGCTTGGTGAAGAGGTCAATGCTCAGGTAGCTGAGACCTTAGCCACGTTAGATATCTCCTTTGAGTTTGTACATGTCGATGCCTGTCACCCCTTATTGAGTAGTGATTACGATCCTGCTCAATTGGGTGTCGATCGTTGGTTACAGATATTAGGTGCAGTCGATCGCAAAAAGCGCCAATGCATTATTGGCTGCGGCACTGCTGTTACGATTGACTTGACCGATCATGCCCATCATCTTGGTGGCTATATTTTCCCCAATATTTATCTGCAGCGTGAGGCGTTATACTCAGGCACTAAGCAGATCACGATCAGTCAAGGCACGTTTAATAGTATTAGCCCTGGCACCACCACTTCTGACGCGGTGCACAGAGGGATTTTGTTGTCTATTGTCGGCGCTATTAATGAGATTGCCAGACGCAATCCCAACTATGAGCTGACGTTGACTGGCGGTGATGCGCCTATCTTAGCGCAGCACCTTACCTATCCGATTCATATTCATGAAAACTTACTGTTAAACGGGCTGATGCGTTATTTTGAGCAGCAACCCTCTGTTGGATCTTCAGCACAAATAGCGCTTAATATAGATTAACGCTCAAGCCTATCAGTTTGAATAAAACGGATAGTCGATATAACCGACTAGACCGCCACCATAAAAGCTTTCAGGGCGCTGTTCATTCAGCGCTAAGCCTTTGGCAATACGCTCAGCCAAGTCTGGGTTGGCGATATAATCACGGCCAAAAGCAACCGCATCAATCAGCCCCTCTTGCATCAACGTTTCCGCTTTTTCCGCACTATAGCCACCGGCCACAACGATTGTATTGCTAAAGGCTTGGCGAATTCTTTGTCTAAATTCAACACGGTATGGCTGACCACCTGCCCAGTCTGGTTCTGATAAATGCAAATACATTAGATTATGCTTATTAATCTGCTCAATTAGCCATATCGCTTCGTCTTCATCATAACCACCATCAACATTATTGAAGCTGCCTAGTGGCGAGATACGAATACCTACATGGTCAGCATCCCATGCATTAACACAAGCCTCAATCACTTCTAGCATCAAGCGAGCACGATTGTCACGGCTGCCGCCATAGTTATCGGTACGCTGATTGGTATGCTGTGCCCAGAATTGATGTAATAAATAACCATGTGCACCGTGAATCTCTACCCCATCAAAGCCAGCTTGCTTGGCATAACTGGTCGCTTGAGCAAAGTCGGCAATCACTTGCTGTATTTCATCAGTAGTGGCTGCACGAGGCGTGGTGCTCTCTGCACGTAGTGGATTGCCTAATGCGTCACGTAAAGTGGTGCGTACGCCCACATTAACCGCAGAAGCAGAAATTGGCGCTAACCCCTCAGGCTGCACGCTACGATGCGACACTAAGCCGGTATGCCACAGCTGGACCACAATTTTACCGCCTTTAGCGTGCACCGCGTCGACGATTACCTTCCAAGCCGCCATCTGCTCTTCATTGTGCAGACCAGGCGCACCAGCATAGCCTTTGGCTTGAGCCGATACTTGTGTCGCCTCAGCAATAATCAAACCTGCTCCTGCACGCTGTGAGTAATATTCAGCTGCTAGAATATTGGGCATATCTGAGGGCTCAATAGAACGTAGGCGAGTTAACGGCGCCATAAATACTCTATTTTTGAGAGTTTGTGCACCAATGGTGAGTGGTTGAAATAATGTGTCATGCGCCATGATAGGCTCCTTTCGTAAATGCGATCGATAACAATATGACCGATAAAATGAAAAAAAGTTGATTAAAGTTGGCTATTATTATGACAATATTGACCAAAAATAAAAGACAAAATAGACCGGTCGTTACAATTTATTATATTTAGATAATAAAAAGCCCACTGCATTCAGTGGGCCTCATCTTAAACTTTCACCTTAAACAGAAAAACTGTTATTTATTCAGCTTCGTGCTTTTGCATAAACTCATCATGCTCTACTTGATATAACGCACCCAAACGCTGCTGCAGATCATCATCTAAGATCTTACGGGCTTGTTTAAAAAACTCGTTCTCTTCTTCTTTTAAATGATGACGCACCTTATGGATTAAATCAGCACAGGTATTATCCCAGGTCTCTTGGCTGATACGACCATCACCCAAAGTTTCCATCATCTCATCCATTTCATGGTGCTCAGTGATGGCGTGGCGTGACAAATCAAGGCCGTCGTCATGCTGCATCACCGGAATGTATAAGTGACGCTCTTCGGCAGCGGCATGAGCTTGTAGTTCAAGCTTTAGTTCCTGATAAATGGTATTGCGCTTGTCATTATCGGTCTCTTTTTCAAGCTTGTCACACAGATCGCGCTGCACTTCATGCTTATCAATCAATGCGGCGAAAATATCTTTATCTAATTGAATATTATTGTCCTGACTCATTATACTCCTCCTAACAGTGATAAATTTTAAGCTCTATTATTTATTCTAATAATTGAAGTATAAGCAGTCTGGTGACAAAAAGCTGTGGTAGTTGGCTTAAGATTTGTGTGGGCTTGTGAATAATGACAGCCATTCTTATTTAACAAGCGTATTTAATAAGCATTATCGAAAACTGACTGGGGTTTTGCTCAAAAACCTTGCCTTATTGCATTATTTACTGGCTTTGCCCTTTTTCTTTCTTAGCGAGCGCAGTAGGCTTTGATGGTGAATTTTAGGCATTTTTAGGGTCACAGTACTCGATAGCATGTCATGAACCGCTAAACCGCGACTGTTAAACAAACAAAACGCATAGTTAAAAATTAAACCGAAGAAAGCACTAAGCAGCATTGCCCAGCGGGAGCCATGTAACAGATAACCAATCAAACCGCACATCACAGGTACCACACAGGCAGCGAGAATACGCTTAATGCTCAGCATCCATGTTAATAACTGCCCGTTACTATCCACGGTCTTTAAGCGCCAAGTCTGCATACCTAAGGTTTGACCAGCACGACGCCAAAACAACCCGTAGAAGCCAATCAGGGTCAAAATAAATGCAGGGGTTAATACTAGGTTTTGATACCAACGCGGCAGGGTCTGCGCTTGATCTGATGTGACCCCTGTTTCCATAGTCAGCATGGTACCAATAACGGTTAAAACGGTACCAACCAAAAACAGCAACGCCAATATCAACATGCCATCATACACAATCGCAATCATACGCACACCGGCTTTCGCAATCTCCGGCTCACCTGATACACTCACCCCATCAATACCGGTTGGGCGTAGCTTTTGTTTTTGGTTTGCGGCAGGGTTTGCTGTCGGACGACGCGATAACTTGTTTTTAGACATAATGATATGGATAACCTAATAGTGACAGACAGGTAATAAAATTAACCCGTGTATTGTAGCTTATTTTGAGCCTCAATAAGTAATACTGCTCTCAACCACAAACTAACTTTATCAAATTATAGCCAGCGAACTACTAACGGTTACGGCGTTAACCTTGCTAAGCCTACATTAGTAGTACTTGCGCTCGATTGCCTTGTAACCATTTTAGACTTCTTTGACTATACTTTGGCTTATTGGTTACTTTAAGAAGTTATCCATAATCTCAAAAGATTATTATTTATCGAGATCAGTTATAGAGATTTGCTATCGGAATTAGTGATGCTGGTACTGCACTAGTAATAGATTATTTTATTAGAAATATAATTTTAGAATACTAGAAAGTAGGGATGGCAAAACAGTTGCTGCCAAAAGTGAGGATGTTAATAAAAGTGAGGGTGTTGATATAGGTTGAAGCTGAAATCTTAAATTTTAGGCATAAAAAAATCGCCAAACAATGGGCGATTGATTTTATTTATCGTTAGATGGTGCGCCTGGAGAGATTCGAACTCCCGACCCCTTAGTTCGTAGCCAAGTGCTCTATCCAACTGAGCTACAGGCGCATATTGTCTTATCAACAACGATCTAACTGATAGTGTTAACACTGATTTCTATTATCAAAATTGCTCAAGATAAGTTGAAATAAGTTGTCGTTAACAGGGTGACTATTATAGTCATATTTTTTTAGTAGTCAACATTTTTTTGATTTTTTTATTTAAAAAATAAAGTATCAAATAAATGGCGGTGAAGGAGGGATTCGAACCCTCGATACGCGTTAACGTATACACCCTTAGCAGGGGTGCGGTTTCAGCCACTCACCCACTTCACCGTAACTGCTAAAATACACAAATGAGCTGCCGGTCATTAAGACCATTTACCTCATGTTGTGGGCGTGTATTATAGCAAACTAAAACCAGTTTGCAAGCATGTTTTTAAGGTTTTAGTAAATTAAAGCAATTATCCGACCATTGGCAACAAGTTTTGGGCAATAATATTGATAAAAATCTCAATCAATAACATGCCAAAAATAGCAATCATCGGTGACAAGTCAAGCATACCTAAGTTCGGTGTGATACGGCGAAAAGGCGCCAGTATCGGCTCAGCCATTTGAATAATAATTTCAAAAATTGGATGCATCTTTTGAGTAAACACCACAATCCAGCTGATAATAATGGAGCCGATAATTAAATAACGCGCTGCACGTAAAAAACTTAGAATTAAACTTAATGTGCCTTCAAAGAATAAACGAATCGGGGTATAACCGTGACCTGCTAATGCCGCATTACCTGACAAATCAATCAGCTTTAGGATAAACAACAGCATCACAGCTGCCAAACTGACGCGCCCATCCCCCACTGTCGGAAAGATACGGCCAAATACATCGACGATACCTGTGGCCTTATAGGCAGGCGCCACTGCCGGATGATTGCGTTCAAATCCTGCAAATTGCAACATGAAGCGAATAAAGATCAGCAACATGGCAAAACTGATGACCATGTTAAACAACGGAATAAAAGAACTAGACATTCAGCACACTCTTACTAATTTAAGGATGGGTCACAGGGCATTCTACATATTAAGCCTGATGTACGAAACATAAAACTCATGGCTCAATACATTTTGAATCATGACCTTTTAAGATAATGGGATTGTACCAGTTTTTCCATGTTTTTCTTTGACTAAATTTTAGGCCCATTGATTGGTTATAGGTTGGCTCATGTCAGCCGCTACCGCCATAACCAACACTAGGCCTAAACTTTTAACGCACACTGTTAAATTTTTAACGCACACTAACCACTATTGTGCCAACTCTTGGCTAATCTGGACACTGCGATCATAACAAGCTTGCATGGCTTTTTTCATAATTTTATCTAGGCCATCTTGTTGTAGCGACTCAACTGCCGCTTGCGTTGTGCCATTCGGTGACATGACCTTACGGCGTAGCTCTGCAGGCGTTTCATCACTGGTGATTGCCATTTGCGCTGCACCAAGTGCGGTTTGCATAGCCAAAGCACTGGCTTGTTTTTCATCAAGGCCAAGCTCAACACCTGCATTAATCATAGACTCAATCATAAAGAAGAAATAGGCAGGCGCTGAACCAGAAACTGCAGTAACCGCATGCAGCTGCTCTTCTTCTTCAACCCAGCTGACCAAACCAGACGCGGCCATAACTGCACCTGCTAATTGCTTATCATCTTCACTGATGCTGTCTGTGGCATACAGACCTGTTGCCCCTTTTTGAATCGTAGAAGGCGTGTTTGGCATGGCACGTACAATATTTTGATAACCGCCTACCATCTTACTTAGTGTCTCTGTTGACAGACCTGCTGCCACTGAAATCAATAGTTGCTTGTCTAACACGTCAGCAAACTCAGGCAGTACCTCACCCATCACTTGTGGCTTAACCGCTAACACCACGATATCAGCAGACTCAACCGCAACTTTCGGGTTGTCTGTTTCAGTATTGCCTTTTGGATTAACCGTATTGATTCTCTTACTGCGAAATAAAGCACGCGTTTCTTCTGATGGGGCTGCAACCGTAATATCTGTTGGCTTGATGCCTCGACCAATTAGGCCACTGATTAAGGCTTGCGCCATGTTACCGCCACCGATAAAGCTGATTTTCTTTCCTTTTAACTCTGACATGATTGCCTCATTTCGTTATTTAATATCGTATTTGTTTTAACTTGCCATTATTTTAGAAGAGTGGTTAGTGTATCACAACCTATATGACTATTCGTGTCACTGCCGCTAAGCGTTGATTACTCTCACTAAACACTCATTCGCTAACTATCTATATCCCTAATCTCAATATCGCTAACCAACTTCTGATTATCAACCAAAGTAGTCAGCGCTGCCAAAAATGGACTTTGTAGCAATATAATTGCCTCTGGGGTAACTAAAAACAGTGGCGTTGAACTCGACACTTGATCTGATTCAGTCACTAAAGAACACAACACAACTGAAGCGCGCTTAAAGCTGGGTTGCCCTATCGCTTGCAGCAGTTTTTTACCTGATTTACGGCCAACACGACCCGCTAACGACACCTTGATATCTCGAGGCAATGGCTCAAAGCTGAGCTCAGCTGGTTTGAGGTGCATTAACTGGTTTAACAATACAGACGATAAACCAGTCATACCCTGTATATACCAATTAAATACAGAGTCTCCCTTCCTCAACATTAATTGATCTATTGATTGAGCAGCGTTTAAAGGTAGTATTTGTTGTTCAATAGGCTGCTGTAGCCAATCTACCCACTGCTGACTGAGGCGATACAGATGATTTTTGTATCGGCGAATTTGGTATTGCTGAGCGGCACTGTCCCAATACAAACAGCTTTGATGGTCAGGATTTTGACGACTGGCCAACTGCAATACTTGATCAACCAAGCGCTTAGGCGGCGATAAATCCTTTGCAGTTGGCGCCAGCCATGCATGTATCAGTGCCGACTGGCGAGCGCTTGAGAGTAGCTGTAATTTATCGATATCAAGAAGCGACTGCCAAGCGCTATTGCCCGCACAAACCTGTGACAGATCAGCGTGTGTTTGTTCATCGATAATAACTGCCGCGTCTTGCATTAACAGACCGGTTCGAGCGATGGCCGACTTAGCTTGTGGATAGCGCTGCGTAATGTGGGGCAATAACAGACTGCGAAGCCAAGCCCTATCATTTACCGTTTGTGGATAAGTTATGTTTTGCTGATGCGGCCCACTATCAAGCTCATCATGAATATCCGGTTTATTGATGAGTGGTTCATTAACTGGGGATTCACTAATAAAGGGTTTATTAATTGAGTCACCGACAATATTGGTTGGGTCATCGATATAATCTAGCTGCTGAGCTTGCGCATACTCAGTAATTTGATCGCGGCTGAC
Above is a window of Psychrobacter sp. FDAARGOS_221 DNA encoding:
- a CDS encoding pantothenate kinase; protein product: MANLWLDLGNTRLKYWLTDDVGQIITCDAKQHLQAPAELLIGLTDRFSSLAPEFIGVSSVLGEEVNAQVAETLATLDISFEFVHVDACHPLLSSDYDPAQLGVDRWLQILGAVDRKKRQCIIGCGTAVTIDLTDHAHHLGGYIFPNIYLQREALYSGTKQITISQGTFNSISPGTTTSDAVHRGILLSIVGAINEIARRNPNYELTLTGGDAPILAQHLTYPIHIHENLLLNGLMRYFEQQPSVGSSAQIALNID
- the pta gene encoding phosphate acetyltransferase, whose amino-acid sequence is MQTILLVPTGRGVGLTSAALGLIKSLETIGVKASFSKPFLQDDSHDSRQTLDSSSELAQQVFGFNPPESISRDRLERMMNVGNTDDLMEEVVSNIQNAVTDQDSVVICEGMVPTEEANYAAQLNYALAIALDAKVIFVSMADLENPKNLAEKMETYARVFGGLASERTLGCILMRAQNMDSETDTNPVAPGKAYQALDASFIQTIQSHSPKFATDAFHLIGVVPFSNHLSVQRAWDVGEGLSANWLNIGDAKKRRVLKTSLTARTISRVGEVFSKGTLIVTPGDRDDLLLASAMAAVNGIEMAGIVLTGDIVPNDTVFELCQPALEAGLPIMSVPTNSFETVTDLTNLSNEIPKDDVERAQAVTSFVAAHLDLEWLKKFFERDYKPRLSPSAFRNQVVRKAQGAKMRVVLPEGEEPRTIEAAAICQTRGIAKCVLLGNAQQINKVAKEHGVKLPEDIEIIDPSNLDLDKYIKAFVERRKGKATEEQAAKELEDTVVLGTTMLYLDEVDGLVSGAIHTTANTVRPAFQLIKTAPQYSLVSSIFFMLLPEQVVVYGDCAINPDPNAEQLAEIAIQSAASAKAFGIEPKVAMISYSTGASGTGDDVEKVKQATQIVRERAPDLLVDGPLQYDAASVLSVGKQKAPDSPVAGQANVFIFPDLNTGNTTYKAVQRSANVVSVGPMLQGLNKPVNDLSRGALVDDIVYTIALTAIQASSPDV
- the proC gene encoding pyrroline-5-carboxylate reductase, with translation MSELKGKKISFIGGGNMAQALISGLIGRGIKPTDITVAAPSEETRALFRSKRINTVNPKGNTETDNPKVAVESADIVVLAVKPQVMGEVLPEFADVLDKQLLISVAAGLSTETLSKMVGGYQNIVRAMPNTPSTIQKGATGLYATDSISEDDKQLAGAVMAASGLVSWVEEEEQLHAVTAVSGSAPAYFFFMIESMINAGVELGLDEKQASALAMQTALGAAQMAITSDETPAELRRKVMSPNGTTQAAVESLQQDGLDKIMKKAMQACYDRSVQISQELAQ
- a CDS encoding nicotinate-nicotinamide nucleotide adenylyltransferase; protein product: MTNPDATITANPQQLPIQIYLGGSFDPVHHSHLDMLQHVAHSVANHKYSQVPAASHQSASPAQVDAYFMPTSRSPLKQNSSSPQHRLAMLQLAITDCQQHQHTFCEQAGDDSSLQPRFLISEAEIWQPPPTYSIDTLTQLRADNPSASLIFVIGADNIASLPQWRDGDKLTQLCHLWIIPRDQLQHKQQVIDLLPKSLTEQVTDSISDLKTHRQGRIYIDSVSVAPISSTAIRQAIFDGQHNIAKTALPDSVYSYIMKNNLYTPQ
- the tilS gene encoding tRNA lysidine(34) synthetase TilS: MTPTDALTHALLDSFHQFAESLNGKRVWLACSGGRDSLSLAILCRQLFYSGQLPFLPQLLHVNHGMQEANAAWSQQVMTWAKKQHMHCQVLNLDLEDKSEQGARNARYQAMMQVMNADDVLMLGHHQDDQVETILMRLFSGAGVTGLGGMRPWTSKSHADKQIFLWRPWLAVSRDQITEYAQAQQLDYIDDPTNIVGDSINKPFISESPVNEPLINKPDIHDELDSGPHQQNITYPQTVNDRAWLRSLLLPHITQRYPQAKSAIARTGLLMQDAAVIIDEQTHADLSQVCAGNSAWQSLLDIDKLQLLSSARQSALIHAWLAPTAKDLSPPKRLVDQVLQLASRQNPDHQSCLYWDSAAQQYQIRRYKNHLYRLSQQWVDWLQQPIEQQILPLNAAQSIDQLMLRKGDSVFNWYIQGMTGLSSVLLNQLMHLKPAELSFEPLPRDIKVSLAGRVGRKSGKKLLQAIGQPSFKRASVVLCSLVTESDQVSSSTPLFLVTPEAIILLQSPFLAALTTLVDNQKLVSDIEIRDIDS
- a CDS encoding YggT family protein, with amino-acid sequence MSSSFIPLFNMVISFAMLLIFIRFMLQFAGFERNHPAVAPAYKATGIVDVFGRIFPTVGDGRVSLAAVMLLFILKLIDLSGNAALAGHGYTPIRLFFEGTLSLILSFLRAARYLIIGSIIISWIVVFTQKMHPIFEIIIQMAEPILAPFRRITPNLGMLDLSPMIAIFGMLLIEIFINIIAQNLLPMVG
- a CDS encoding hemerythrin domain-containing protein, with product MSQDNNIQLDKDIFAALIDKHEVQRDLCDKLEKETDNDKRNTIYQELKLELQAHAAAEERHLYIPVMQHDDGLDLSRHAITEHHEMDEMMETLGDGRISQETWDNTCADLIHKVRHHLKEEENEFFKQARKILDDDLQQRLGALYQVEHDEFMQKHEAE
- a CDS encoding alkene reductase, which codes for MAHDTLFQPLTIGAQTLKNRVFMAPLTRLRSIEPSDMPNILAAEYYSQRAGAGLIIAEATQVSAQAKGYAGAPGLHNEEQMAAWKVIVDAVHAKGGKIVVQLWHTGLVSHRSVQPEGLAPISASAVNVGVRTTLRDALGNPLRAESTTPRAATTDEIQQVIADFAQATSYAKQAGFDGVEIHGAHGYLLHQFWAQHTNQRTDNYGGSRDNRARLMLEVIEACVNAWDADHVGIRISPLGSFNNVDGGYDEDEAIWLIEQINKHNLMYLHLSEPDWAGGQPYRVEFRQRIRQAFSNTIVVAGGYSAEKAETLMQEGLIDAVAFGRDYIANPDLAERIAKGLALNEQRPESFYGGGLVGYIDYPFYSN
- a CDS encoding RDD family protein — its product is MSKNKLSRRPTANPAANQKQKLRPTGIDGVSVSGEPEIAKAGVRMIAIVYDGMLILALLFLVGTVLTVIGTMLTMETGVTSDQAQTLPRWYQNLVLTPAFILTLIGFYGLFWRRAGQTLGMQTWRLKTVDSNGQLLTWMLSIKRILAACVVPVMCGLIGYLLHGSRWAMLLSAFFGLIFNYAFCLFNSRGLAVHDMLSSTVTLKMPKIHHQSLLRSLRKKKGKASK
- the rsfS gene encoding ribosome silencing factor translates to MTIESQSNTPMTDARLKVCLNMVQEALDDVKARNITVLNVAELTDVMEYMVIAEGTSKRHVNAVADQVGAIAKQAGFMPLGREGEKDSDWTLVDLGGVVVHIMTKQAREFYDLEGLWSSPEELKKLVARDLSER